One Engystomops pustulosus chromosome 7, aEngPut4.maternal, whole genome shotgun sequence DNA window includes the following coding sequences:
- the C7H11orf91 gene encoding uncharacterized protein C11orf91 homolog encodes MATATPIYFPSLYDKGNFNTPENDFDIWKKLGITFTDASDSRREKVARWPPGLADLSYIPIWFFSTQTQEDPKPQTSLSDKLCEVEILIKEIELLDMTGDWFDLQKYYYLRAVRDRMIHDMKALEAHGKSTQAPLRRKVF; translated from the exons ATGGCCACAGCCACGCCAATCTACTTTCCCTCCCTATATGACAAGGGCAACTTTAATACCCCAGAGAATGATTTTGACATTTGGAAGAAACTTGGGATAACTTTTACTGACGCCTCCGACAGCCGCAGAGAAAAGGTCGCCCGTTGGCCGCCTGGTTTAGCAGATCTCAGCTATATCCCAATCTGGTTCTTCTCTACCCAAACCCAAGAAGACCCCAAACCCCAGACAAGCCTCTCGGACAAGCTGTGCGAGGTGGAAATCCTCATCAAGGAGATAGAGCTGCTTGATATGACAGGAGATTGGTTTGATTTGCAAAAAT ATTACTATTTGAGGGCAGTGAGGGACAGGATGATCCATGATATGAAGGCCCTGGAGGCTCATGGGAAATCTACACAGGCTCCTTTAAGAAGAAaagttttttaa